Proteins encoded in a region of the Malaciobacter mytili LMG 24559 genome:
- the infA gene encoding translation initiation factor IF-1, whose translation MAKDDVIVIDGKVIEALPNAMFRVELDNGHVVLCHISGKMRMHYIKILPGDTVKVEITPYSLDKGRITHRYK comes from the coding sequence GTGGCAAAAGATGATGTTATTGTGATTGATGGTAAAGTTATTGAAGCTTTACCAAATGCAATGTTCAGGGTAGAATTAGATAATGGACATGTAGTTTTATGTCATATCTCTGGAAAAATGAGAATGCATTATATTAAAATTTTACCTGGTGATACAGTAAAAGTTGAAATTACACCTTATTCACTTGATAAAGGTAGAATTACTCACAGATATAAGTAA
- a CDS encoding uracil-DNA glycosylase, with product MTKAVKNRILYQLNFLKSIGFEYHCNVDFGNNELSNSTLPNNLDELENIVKNCYLCDLCKSRKNILFSKGSKNAQIMFILDEPTASEDETGEFYIGKSGEILVKMIQNVLELEVNDIYITNIVKCKSSEGFYPTHANSCNAYLSKQIEILNPMLIVTFGEKAYKYLVNDNSSFEQVRGNILPFKYYNLLPTFSPSILLRNPSLKKDAYYDMLKIKSILEIT from the coding sequence ATGACAAAAGCAGTAAAAAATAGAATTTTATATCAATTGAACTTCTTAAAATCTATTGGATTTGAGTATCATTGTAATGTTGATTTTGGAAATAATGAGTTATCTAACTCAACTTTACCTAATAATTTAGATGAGTTAGAAAATATCGTTAAGAACTGTTATTTATGTGATTTGTGTAAGAGTAGAAAAAATATTCTTTTTTCAAAGGGAAGTAAAAATGCACAAATTATGTTTATTTTAGATGAGCCAACTGCAAGTGAAGATGAAACGGGTGAGTTTTATATTGGAAAAAGTGGTGAAATCTTAGTTAAAATGATACAAAATGTTTTAGAATTGGAAGTGAACGATATATATATCACAAATATAGTAAAATGTAAAAGTAGTGAGGGATTTTATCCTACACATGCAAATAGCTGTAATGCCTATTTAAGTAAACAAATAGAGATTTTAAACCCAATGTTAATCGTAACTTTTGGAGAAAAAGCTTATAAATATCTAGTAAATGATAATAGTTCTTTTGAACAAGTAAGAGGAAATATTTTACCTTTTAAATATTATAATTTATTGCCAACTTTTTCACCCTCTATTTTACTTAGAAATCCATCACTTAAAAAAGATGCATATTATGATATGCTAAAAATAAAATCTATACTGGAGATAACTTGA
- the map gene encoding type I methionyl aminopeptidase: protein MAIPIRKANEIEKLRNANVIVAKTLNYLRENVKAGMTLKEVDALGDKFITDLGARPSFKGLYGFPNAICTSLNEVIIHGIPTDTVLKEGDILGLDIGTELEGWYGDAAITMPIGKISKEDEDLIACAKDSLYHAIDIIHEGMRFKELSKAIEDFIVARGYQPLVRFCGHGIGKKPHDEPEIPNYVENGNVKSGPKIKNGMVFCIEPMICQKKREPIILENNWDVISEDGLRGSHYEHTVAIVNGRAEILSTVD, encoded by the coding sequence AAACGTAATCGTTGCGAAGACTTTAAATTACTTAAGAGAAAATGTTAAAGCTGGTATGACTTTAAAAGAAGTTGATGCTTTAGGTGATAAATTTATAACTGACTTGGGTGCTAGACCTTCGTTTAAAGGTCTTTATGGTTTCCCTAATGCTATTTGTACTTCATTAAATGAAGTTATTATTCATGGTATACCAACAGATACTGTTTTAAAAGAAGGTGATATTTTAGGCCTAGATATTGGAACAGAATTAGAAGGTTGGTATGGTGACGCTGCTATTACAATGCCAATTGGCAAAATTTCAAAAGAAGATGAAGACTTAATCGCTTGTGCAAAAGATTCTTTATATCATGCTATTGATATTATTCATGAAGGTATGAGATTTAAAGAACTTTCAAAAGCTATTGAAGATTTTATAGTAGCAAGAGGGTATCAACCACTTGTGAGATTTTGTGGACATGGTATTGGTAAAAAACCTCACGATGAACCAGAAATTCCTAACTATGTAGAAAATGGGAATGTTAAATCTGGACCAAAAATCAAAAATGGTATGGTTTTTTGTATAGAACCTATGATTTGTCAAAAGAAAAGAGAACCTATTATTTTAGAAAATAATTGGGATGTAATTTCAGAAGATGGATTAAGAGGTAGTCATTATGAACATACAGTTGCTATCGTAAATGGTAGAGCTGAAATATTAAGTACAGTAGATTAA
- a CDS encoding GGDEF domain-containing protein: MNDIRKIIKNTIKSLTTQEIVATPVKYSKEFYKQAKELNLSIDELKEFEKIINSLNDEEKLFIRENNITTYYELTQVLLNRVSNKDLLRFIEQLDFYLTPSIDYSIENKIGELKEELISEPQKLIKNSTLNRIRKYTNERVSRDKIVVQEKAKDVKKVIGLMGKYFDKCLLQSNDTSKEVSMIKGELEALELSKHSARDLAMLQSKLVDTIHKLEHSIEESQAELFKGQKDCVFLQKQINKLQQDLNEVSREKDIDFLTGIPNRRAFVAEVDKIENEYEIFKSKYAIVFYDIDHFKTINDNYGHECGDTVLTTFATILKKLTREEDVICRYGGEEFVALIHYTEDNEVISYLKRVQNIISTNKFVHKDIKLKVKFCAGVVYRNKYNSYKEAINQADILLNKAKHEGRNKIIIDTGNYI; the protein is encoded by the coding sequence ATGAATGATATTAGAAAGATTATAAAAAATACTATTAAATCTCTTACAACGCAAGAAATTGTGGCTACTCCTGTTAAATATTCAAAAGAGTTTTATAAGCAAGCAAAAGAGTTAAATCTAAGCATTGATGAACTTAAAGAATTTGAAAAGATAATAAATTCTCTAAATGATGAAGAAAAATTATTTATAAGAGAAAATAATATTACAACCTACTATGAACTTACTCAAGTACTTTTAAATAGAGTTTCAAATAAAGATTTACTACGATTTATAGAACAATTAGATTTTTATCTAACTCCTTCAATTGATTATTCTATAGAGAATAAAATAGGTGAACTAAAAGAAGAACTTATAAGTGAACCTCAAAAACTTATTAAAAATAGCACTTTAAATAGAATTAGAAAATATACTAATGAAAGAGTTAGTAGAGATAAAATAGTAGTGCAAGAAAAAGCAAAAGATGTAAAAAAAGTTATAGGTCTTATGGGAAAATATTTTGATAAATGTTTACTTCAAAGTAATGATACATCAAAAGAAGTTTCTATGATTAAGGGTGAACTTGAAGCTTTAGAGCTATCAAAGCATTCAGCAAGAGATTTAGCAATGTTACAAAGCAAACTTGTAGATACTATTCATAAATTAGAACATAGTATTGAAGAGTCTCAAGCTGAACTTTTTAAAGGACAGAAAGATTGTGTCTTTTTACAAAAACAGATAAATAAATTACAACAAGATTTAAATGAAGTAAGTCGTGAAAAAGATATTGATTTTCTAACAGGTATTCCAAATAGAAGAGCTTTTGTAGCAGAAGTTGATAAAATAGAAAATGAATATGAGATTTTTAAATCAAAATATGCAATTGTTTTTTATGATATAGATCATTTTAAAACAATAAATGATAATTATGGGCATGAATGTGGGGATACTGTTCTTACTACTTTTGCAACTATTTTGAAAAAACTAACTCGTGAAGAAGATGTTATTTGTAGATATGGTGGGGAAGAGTTTGTTGCTCTTATTCATTATACAGAAGATAATGAAGTTATAAGTTATTTAAAGCGTGTACAAAATATAATTTCAACTAATAAATTTGTACATAAAGATATAAAACTAAAAGTAAAATTTTGTGCTGGAGTTGTATATAGAAATAAATATAACTCATATAAAGAGGCAATAAATCAAGCTGATATACTATTAAACAAAGCAAAACATGAAGGTAGAAATAAGATAATTATTGATACTGGAAACTATATTTAA
- the aspS gene encoding aspartate--tRNA ligase, with product MRTHYCTDVTEKNIGEAVTVAGWVNSRRDHGGIIFIDLRDRGGIVQLVCDPQDSKEALEIAETVRDEFVLVAQGKVRARGEGLENPNLITGKIEIVVEKLVIENRSKPMPFDLGDEKVNEEIRLRNRFLELRTPKAFNIFKLRSKATIQVRNTLDELGFIDVETPILTKSTPEGARDYLVPSRVHPGEFYALPQSPQLFKQLLMVAGFDKYFQIAKCFRDEDLRADRQPEFTQIDVEMSFCNQEDVIKVAERLIYDVFTACGKEVPSTFPRIRYSEAMEKYGSDKPDLRFDMPMVDVIDIFANSTNEIFSEIAKDKKKNRIKALRCPNGDNIFSKRQMKSFEDYVRKFGAKGLGYFQMKEDGLKGPLTKFFSEADLEEIVKATQLEVGDVVFFGAGDKKTVWDYMGRFRLFLADQMQIIPEDKYEFVWVVDFPMFEVEDGRTKALHHPFTMPKSLDNIEDLEEIESVAYDIVLNGTELGGGSIRIHKEEIQEKVFELMGISKEEANEKFGFLLEALRYGAPSHGGFAMGLDRMVMLLAGTDSIRDVIAFPKTQKAQCLMTQAPSAVDNEQLKELSLRIRQPQA from the coding sequence TTGAGAACGCATTATTGTACTGACGTAACTGAAAAAAACATTGGTGAAGCTGTTACTGTTGCAGGTTGGGTTAATAGTAGAAGAGATCACGGTGGAATTATATTTATTGATTTAAGAGATAGAGGTGGAATCGTTCAATTAGTATGTGATCCACAAGATAGTAAAGAGGCTTTAGAAATTGCTGAAACAGTAAGAGATGAGTTTGTTTTAGTAGCTCAAGGAAAAGTAAGAGCAAGAGGAGAAGGATTAGAAAATCCAAACTTAATTACTGGAAAAATTGAAATTGTTGTTGAGAAACTAGTAATTGAAAATAGATCAAAACCTATGCCTTTTGATTTAGGTGATGAAAAAGTAAATGAAGAAATTAGATTAAGAAATAGATTTTTAGAATTAAGAACACCAAAAGCTTTTAATATTTTTAAATTAAGAAGTAAAGCAACTATTCAAGTAAGAAATACTTTAGATGAATTAGGTTTTATAGATGTTGAAACTCCAATTTTAACAAAATCTACTCCTGAAGGAGCAAGGGATTATTTAGTACCATCAAGAGTACACCCAGGGGAATTTTATGCGCTTCCTCAATCTCCTCAATTATTTAAACAACTTTTAATGGTTGCTGGATTTGATAAATATTTCCAAATTGCTAAATGTTTTAGAGATGAAGATTTAAGAGCAGATAGACAACCTGAATTTACTCAAATAGATGTTGAGATGTCTTTTTGTAATCAAGAAGATGTTATAAAAGTAGCTGAAAGATTAATTTATGATGTATTTACTGCTTGTGGAAAAGAAGTTCCTTCAACTTTCCCTAGAATTAGATATAGTGAAGCTATGGAAAAATATGGTAGTGATAAACCTGATTTAAGATTTGATATGCCTATGGTAGATGTTATTGATATTTTTGCTAACTCTACAAATGAAATTTTTTCTGAAATTGCTAAAGATAAAAAGAAAAATAGAATTAAAGCTTTAAGATGTCCAAATGGAGATAATATTTTCTCAAAAAGACAAATGAAAAGCTTTGAAGATTATGTAAGAAAATTTGGAGCTAAAGGTTTAGGATACTTCCAAATGAAAGAAGATGGATTAAAAGGTCCATTAACAAAATTCTTTAGTGAAGCTGACTTAGAAGAGATTGTAAAAGCAACACAACTTGAAGTTGGAGATGTGGTATTCTTTGGAGCAGGGGATAAAAAAACTGTTTGGGATTATATGGGAAGATTTAGATTATTCTTAGCTGACCAAATGCAAATTATTCCAGAAGATAAATATGAATTTGTATGGGTAGTTGATTTCCCTATGTTTGAAGTTGAAGATGGAAGAACTAAAGCTTTACATCACCCATTTACTATGCCAAAATCTTTAGATAATATTGAAGATTTAGAAGAAATTGAGTCTGTTGCTTATGATATTGTATTAAATGGAACTGAACTTGGTGGTGGAAGTATAAGAATTCATAAAGAAGAAATACAAGAAAAAGTTTTTGAACTTATGGGTATTAGTAAAGAAGAAGCAAATGAAAAATTTGGATTCTTATTAGAAGCTTTAAGATATGGTGCTCCAAGTCATGGTGGATTTGCTATGGGATTAGATAGAATGGTTATGCTTTTAGCTGGAACTGATTCTATTAGAGATGTTATTGCTTTCCCTAAAACTCAAAAAGCACAATGTTTAATGACACAAGCTCCAAGTGCTGTTGATAATGAACAGTTAAAAGAGTTAAGTTTAAGAATTAGACAACCACAAGCATAA